The following coding sequences are from one Carassius gibelio isolate Cgi1373 ecotype wild population from Czech Republic chromosome B7, carGib1.2-hapl.c, whole genome shotgun sequence window:
- the dctn1a gene encoding dynactin subunit 1a isoform X2 encodes MSSDGGGRPVKVGSLVEVIGKGQRGTVAYIGATLFASGKWVGVILDEPKGKNDGTVQGKRYFTCEENHGIFVRQSQIQLMDEGGSSATSPETPDSGVAKLLKKEVQETPKSVKQPPIRRSTKWYTPGRLSSSSSLPSLIMAGRPSVGGSGLSESVLAENESTASSQTALGAPVIPQPSGTPSAPPPATPSKEEESLRAQVKDLEEKLETLRMKRSEDKAKLKEMEKYKIQLEQLQEWKSKMQEQQNELQKQLKEAKKEAREALEAKDRYMEEMADTADAIEMATLDKEMAEERAESLQQEVEALKEKVEELSMDLEILKHEIEEKGSDGAASSYHVKQLEEQNARLKEALVRMRDLSSSEKQEHVKLQKQMEKKNSELETLRAQKEKLQEEMKQAEDTIDELKEQVDASLGAEEMVETLTERNLDLEEKVRELRETVSDLEAINEMNDELQENARETELELREQLDLAGARVREAQKRVEAAQETVADYQQTISKYRELTTHLQEVNRELTNQQSSSAEQLQQPTTELFDFKIKFAETKAYAKAIEMELRKMEVTQANRQVSLLMSFMPESFLRHGGDHDCILVLLLIPRLICKAELISRQAQEKFDLSAPERSGLRGAAGEQLSFASGLVYSLTLLQATLHRYQLALSQCGVEVYKRMGTLYSEMSVHERSLDFLIDLLHKDQLDETVQVEPLTKAIKYYQQLYSVHLSDQPEDCSVQLADHIKFTQSALDCMGSEVGRLRAFLQAGQEGAELSVLLKDLDTSCGDIGQFCKKIRRRMPGTDAPGIPAALSFPAQVGEALEDCRKQLTRVVAVLQEVAAAGAQMIAPLAETEGLTALKIEDVMFKAVDQVFGAQGLNAFESLRQSCAAVISTMNKMATAMQEGEYDAERPQRPRPPVEIRAAAVRAEMTDAEGLGNKLEDRETVIRELKKSLKIKGEELSEANVRLSLLEKKLDTSTRDADERVEKIQTKLDEALTLLKKKEKEFEETMDALQADIDQLEAEKAELKQRINNQSRASEGFRGPQASGIASIVTGTTAGGMVSGVSGEVQVVDSPLLKQQIDVQRLAITQLKSENYRLKAERMRAQLSSLPPLQPVNMTSVMKEAPAGSLYRRTDLLLNNLLKMSAGLRVVDISGKTSASASAQLLEQTAKMKSLSDALDKLKAEVSQHVVSQQPGACVSSDFASFPSVSFVKAKAEQQSGSVLVGKVMIPCARGAEQTHSLVLSQQQLQRVHRLLMT; translated from the exons ATGAGTTCAGACGGAGGTGGGAGGCCTGTGAAGGTGGGCTCTCTGGTGGAGGTGATTGGGAAAGGTCAGCGTGGGACCGTGGCGTATATCGGAGCCACTCTGTTCGCGTCGGGGAAATGGGTGGGAGTCATCCTGGACGAACCCAAGGGGAAGAACGACGGCACGGTGCAGGGCAAACGCTACTTCACCTGCGAGGAGAATCATGGGATCTTCGTCAGACAGTCTCAG ATTCAGCTCATGGATGAAGGAGGCAGCTCTGCGACGTCTCCAGAAACACCGGACTCAGGTGTGGCCAAACTGCTCAAGAAAG AAGTACAGGAGACGCCAAAATCTGTTAAGCAG CCTCCTATTCGTCGTAGTACCAAG TGGTACACACCTGGCCGTCTGTCCAGCTCCAGTTCCCTCCCCTCTCTCATCATG GCGGGTCGTCCCTCGGTCGGAGGCTCAGGACTTTCAGAGTCAGTGTTAGCAGAGAATGAGTCCACAGCATCTTCCCAGACTGCACTGGGAGCTCCTGTCATACCACAGCCCAGCGGCACCCCCAGCGCCCCTCCTCCTGCCACCCCCAGCAAG gaggagGAGAGTCTCCGAGCTCAAGTCAAGGATCTGGAGGAGAAGCTGGAGACGCTGCGGATGAAGCGCTCGGAGGATAAAGCCAAGCTGAAGGAGATGGAGAAGTACAAGATCCAGCTGGAGCAGCTGCAGGAGTGGAAGAGCAAGATGCAGGAGCAGCAGAACGAGCTCCAGAAGCAGCTCAAGGAGGCCAAGAAG GAGGCACGCGAGGCTCTGGAGGCTAAAGACCGCTACATGGAGGAGATGGCCGACACAGCAGACGCCATCGAGATGGCCACGCTGGACAAAGAGATGGCAGAGGAGCGGGCCGAGTCCCTGCAGCAGGAGGTGGAGGCTCTGAAGGAGAAGGTGGAGGAGCTGAGCATGGACCTGGAGATCCTCAAACACGAGATCGAGGAGAAGGGCTCGGACGGAGCGGCCTCCAGCTACCACGTCAAGCAGCTGGAGGAGCAGAACGCACGCCTGAAGGAGGCCCTGGTCAg gatGAGGGATCTGTCGTCGTCCGAGAAGCAGGAGCACGTGAAGCTCCAGAAACAGATGGAGAAGAAGAACTCTGAGCTGGAGACTCTGAGAGCGCAGAAGGAGAAGCTGCAGGAGGAGATGAAGCAGGCTGAAGACACCATAGACGAGCTCAAGGAGCag gtggACGCGTCTTTAGGAGCGGAGGAGATGGTGGAGACTCTGACGGAGAGGAATCTAGACCTGGAGGAGAAGGTGCGAGAGCTGCGAGAGACCGTCAGTGATCTG GAGGCGATTAACGAGATGAACGACGAGCTGCAGGAGAACGCTCGTGAGACAGAGCTGGAGCTGCGTGAACAGCTGGATCTGGCTGGCGCTCGGGTCCGAGAGGCTCAGAAGAGAGTGGAAGCAGCGCAGGAGACGGTGGCCGACTATCAGCAGACCATCAGCAAATACAGAGAGCTCACCACACACCTgcag GAAGTGAACCGAGAGCTGACCAATCAGCAGAGCAGCTCAGCCGAGCAGCTGCAGCAGCCGACCACAGAGCTCTTCGACTTCAAGATCAAGTTTGCTGAGACCAAAGCTTACGCCAAG gccATCGAGATGGAGCTCCGGAAGATGGAGGTGACTCAGGCGAACCGTCAGGTGTCTCTGCTGATGTCCTTCATGCCCGAGTCCTTCCTGAGACACGGAGGAGACCACGACTGCATCCTCGTGCTGCTGCTCATCCCCAGACTCATCTGCAAG gCGGAGCTGATCAGCAGACAGGCGCAGGAGAAGTTTGATCTGAGTGCTCCGGAGAGATCTGGACTGAGAGGAGCCGCTGGAGAGCAGCTGAGCTTCGCCTCCGGTCTGGTGTATTCCCTGACGCTGCTGCAGGCCACGCTGCACAGATACCAGCT GGCTCTGAGTCAGTGCGGGGTGGAGGTGTACAAGCGCATGGGCACGCTGTACTCTGAGATGAGCGTTCACGAGCGATCGCTGGACTTCCTCATCGACCTGCTGCATAAAGATCAGCTGGACGAGACGGTGCAGGTGGAGCCGCTCACCAAAGCCATCAAGTactaccag CAACTGTACAGTGTTCATCTGTCGGATCAGCCGGAGGACTGCAGTGTACAGCTGGCCGATCACATCAAG TTCACCCAGAGCGCTCTGGACTGCATGGGGTCAGAGGTCGGCCGTCTGCGGGCCTTCCTGCAGGCGGGACAGGAAGGGGCGGAGCTCTCTGTGCTCCTGAAGGACCTGGACACTTCCTGTGGAGACATCGGTCAGTTCTGTAAGAAGATCCGCAGGAGGATGCCAGGAACAGATGCTCCGGGGATTCCTGCTGCGCTCAGCTTCCCTGCTCAG gtgggcGAGGCGCTGGAAGACTGCAGGAAGCAGCTGACGCGTGTGGTGGCCGTTCTGCAGGAAGTAGCAGCAGCAGGAGCTCAGATGATCGCTCCTCTGGCCGAGACAGAGGGACTGACAGCACTGAAGATAGAGGACGTGATGTTCAAAGCCGTggaccag GTGTTTGGTGCTCAGGGACTCAATGCATTCGAGAGTCTGCGTCAGTCCTGCGCCGCAGTCATCTCCACCATGAACAAGATGGCCACGGCCATGCAGGAGGGAGAATACGACGCGGAGCGGCCACAGCgtccg CGTCCTCCGGTGGAGATCCGCGCCGCTGCTGTCAGAGCCGAGATGACCGACGCCGAGGGGCTGGGAAACAAGCTGGAGGACCGAGAGACGGTCATCAGAGAGCTGAAGAAATCCCTCAAGATCAAG GGTGAGGAGCTGAGCGAGGCGAATGTGCGTCTGAGTTTACTGGAGAAGAAGCTGGACACGTCGACTAGAGACGCAGACGAGCGGGTGGAGAAGATCCAGACCAAACTAGACGAGGCTCTGACTCTGCTGAAGAAGAAAGAGAA GGAGTTTGAGGAGACGATGGACGCGCTGCAGGCCGACATCGACCAGCTGGAGGCAGAGAAGGCGGAGCTAAAGCAGAGGATCAATAACCAATCACGAGCCTCCGAAGGTTTCCGAGGACCGCAAGCATCCGGAATCGCCTCCATCGTCACGGGAACCACTGCTG ggggaATGGTGTCGGGTGTCTCCGGTGAGGTTCAGGTGGTGGACTCTCCTCTCCTCAAACAACAGATCGACGTGCAGCGACTCGCCATCACACAGCTGAAGAGTGAGAACTACAGACTGAAG GCTGAGAGGATGCGAGCGCAGCTGTCGTCTCTGCCTCCGCTGCAGCCGGTGAACATGACCTCAGTGATGAAGGAGGCTCCGGCCGGATCTCTGTACCGCAGAACTGACCTGCTGCTCAACAACCTGCTGAAGATGAGTGCGGGCCTGAGAGTCGTCGACATCAGCGGGAAGACCTCGG CGAGTGCAAGCGCTCAGCTTCTGGAGCAGACGGCCAAGATGAAGTCTCTGAGCGACGCGCTGGACAaactgaag gctgAGGTATCGCAGCACGTCGTGTCGCAGCAGCCTGGAGCTTGTGTGTCATCAGACTTCGCCTCGTTCCCCTCCGTGTCTTTCGTGAAG gccaAGGCGGAGCAGCAGAGCGGCTCGGTGCTGGTGGGGAAGGTGATGATTCCCTGCGCTCGTGGTGCGGAGCAGACTCACAGCCTCGTCCTGTCACAGCAGCAGCTTCAGCGCGTGCATCGCCTGCTCATGACCTAA
- the dctn1a gene encoding dynactin subunit 1a isoform X4, with product MSSDGGGRPVKVGSLVEVIGKGQRGTVAYIGATLFASGKWVGVILDEPKGKNDGTVQGKRYFTCEENHGIFVRQSQIQLMDEGGSSATSPETPDSGVAKLLKKEVQETPKSVKQPPIRRSTKAGRPSVGGSGLSESVLAENESTASSQTALGAPVIPQPSGTPSAPPPATPSKEEESLRAQVKDLEEKLETLRMKRSEDKAKLKEMEKYKIQLEQLQEWKSKMQEQQNELQKQLKEAKKEAREALEAKDRYMEEMADTADAIEMATLDKEMAEERAESLQQEVEALKEKVEELSMDLEILKHEIEEKGSDGAASSYHVKQLEEQNARLKEALVRMRDLSSSEKQEHVKLQKQMEKKNSELETLRAQKEKLQEEMKQAEDTIDELKEQVDASLGAEEMVETLTERNLDLEEKVRELRETVSDLEAINEMNDELQENARETELELREQLDLAGARVREAQKRVEAAQETVADYQQTISKYRELTTHLQEVNRELTNQQSSSAEQLQQPTTELFDFKIKFAETKAYAKAIEMELRKMEVTQANRQVSLLMSFMPESFLRHGGDHDCILVLLLIPRLICKAELISRQAQEKFDLSAPERSGLRGAAGEQLSFASGLVYSLTLLQATLHRYQLALSQCGVEVYKRMGTLYSEMSVHERSLDFLIDLLHKDQLDETVQVEPLTKAIKYYQQLYSVHLSDQPEDCSVQLADHIKFTQSALDCMGSEVGRLRAFLQAGQEGAELSVLLKDLDTSCGDIGQFCKKIRRRMPGTDAPGIPAALSFPAQVGEALEDCRKQLTRVVAVLQEVAAAGAQMIAPLAETEGLTALKIEDVMFKAVDQVFGAQGLNAFESLRQSCAAVISTMNKMATAMQEGEYDAERPQRPRPPVEIRAAAVRAEMTDAEGLGNKLEDRETVIRELKKSLKIKGEELSEANVRLSLLEKKLDTSTRDADERVEKIQTKLDEALTLLKKKEKEFEETMDALQADIDQLEAEKAELKQRINNQSRASEGFRGPQASGIASIVTGTTAGGMVSGVSGEVQVVDSPLLKQQIDVQRLAITQLKSENYRLKAERMRAQLSSLPPLQPVNMTSVMKEAPAGSLYRRTDLLLNNLLKMSAGLRVVDISGKTSASASAQLLEQTAKMKSLSDALDKLKAEVSQHVVSQQPGACVSSDFASFPSVSFVKAKAEQQSGSVLVGKVMIPCARGAEQTHSLVLSQQQLQRVHRLLMT from the exons ATGAGTTCAGACGGAGGTGGGAGGCCTGTGAAGGTGGGCTCTCTGGTGGAGGTGATTGGGAAAGGTCAGCGTGGGACCGTGGCGTATATCGGAGCCACTCTGTTCGCGTCGGGGAAATGGGTGGGAGTCATCCTGGACGAACCCAAGGGGAAGAACGACGGCACGGTGCAGGGCAAACGCTACTTCACCTGCGAGGAGAATCATGGGATCTTCGTCAGACAGTCTCAG ATTCAGCTCATGGATGAAGGAGGCAGCTCTGCGACGTCTCCAGAAACACCGGACTCAGGTGTGGCCAAACTGCTCAAGAAAG AAGTACAGGAGACGCCAAAATCTGTTAAGCAG CCTCCTATTCGTCGTAGTACCAAG GCGGGTCGTCCCTCGGTCGGAGGCTCAGGACTTTCAGAGTCAGTGTTAGCAGAGAATGAGTCCACAGCATCTTCCCAGACTGCACTGGGAGCTCCTGTCATACCACAGCCCAGCGGCACCCCCAGCGCCCCTCCTCCTGCCACCCCCAGCAAG gaggagGAGAGTCTCCGAGCTCAAGTCAAGGATCTGGAGGAGAAGCTGGAGACGCTGCGGATGAAGCGCTCGGAGGATAAAGCCAAGCTGAAGGAGATGGAGAAGTACAAGATCCAGCTGGAGCAGCTGCAGGAGTGGAAGAGCAAGATGCAGGAGCAGCAGAACGAGCTCCAGAAGCAGCTCAAGGAGGCCAAGAAG GAGGCACGCGAGGCTCTGGAGGCTAAAGACCGCTACATGGAGGAGATGGCCGACACAGCAGACGCCATCGAGATGGCCACGCTGGACAAAGAGATGGCAGAGGAGCGGGCCGAGTCCCTGCAGCAGGAGGTGGAGGCTCTGAAGGAGAAGGTGGAGGAGCTGAGCATGGACCTGGAGATCCTCAAACACGAGATCGAGGAGAAGGGCTCGGACGGAGCGGCCTCCAGCTACCACGTCAAGCAGCTGGAGGAGCAGAACGCACGCCTGAAGGAGGCCCTGGTCAg gatGAGGGATCTGTCGTCGTCCGAGAAGCAGGAGCACGTGAAGCTCCAGAAACAGATGGAGAAGAAGAACTCTGAGCTGGAGACTCTGAGAGCGCAGAAGGAGAAGCTGCAGGAGGAGATGAAGCAGGCTGAAGACACCATAGACGAGCTCAAGGAGCag gtggACGCGTCTTTAGGAGCGGAGGAGATGGTGGAGACTCTGACGGAGAGGAATCTAGACCTGGAGGAGAAGGTGCGAGAGCTGCGAGAGACCGTCAGTGATCTG GAGGCGATTAACGAGATGAACGACGAGCTGCAGGAGAACGCTCGTGAGACAGAGCTGGAGCTGCGTGAACAGCTGGATCTGGCTGGCGCTCGGGTCCGAGAGGCTCAGAAGAGAGTGGAAGCAGCGCAGGAGACGGTGGCCGACTATCAGCAGACCATCAGCAAATACAGAGAGCTCACCACACACCTgcag GAAGTGAACCGAGAGCTGACCAATCAGCAGAGCAGCTCAGCCGAGCAGCTGCAGCAGCCGACCACAGAGCTCTTCGACTTCAAGATCAAGTTTGCTGAGACCAAAGCTTACGCCAAG gccATCGAGATGGAGCTCCGGAAGATGGAGGTGACTCAGGCGAACCGTCAGGTGTCTCTGCTGATGTCCTTCATGCCCGAGTCCTTCCTGAGACACGGAGGAGACCACGACTGCATCCTCGTGCTGCTGCTCATCCCCAGACTCATCTGCAAG gCGGAGCTGATCAGCAGACAGGCGCAGGAGAAGTTTGATCTGAGTGCTCCGGAGAGATCTGGACTGAGAGGAGCCGCTGGAGAGCAGCTGAGCTTCGCCTCCGGTCTGGTGTATTCCCTGACGCTGCTGCAGGCCACGCTGCACAGATACCAGCT GGCTCTGAGTCAGTGCGGGGTGGAGGTGTACAAGCGCATGGGCACGCTGTACTCTGAGATGAGCGTTCACGAGCGATCGCTGGACTTCCTCATCGACCTGCTGCATAAAGATCAGCTGGACGAGACGGTGCAGGTGGAGCCGCTCACCAAAGCCATCAAGTactaccag CAACTGTACAGTGTTCATCTGTCGGATCAGCCGGAGGACTGCAGTGTACAGCTGGCCGATCACATCAAG TTCACCCAGAGCGCTCTGGACTGCATGGGGTCAGAGGTCGGCCGTCTGCGGGCCTTCCTGCAGGCGGGACAGGAAGGGGCGGAGCTCTCTGTGCTCCTGAAGGACCTGGACACTTCCTGTGGAGACATCGGTCAGTTCTGTAAGAAGATCCGCAGGAGGATGCCAGGAACAGATGCTCCGGGGATTCCTGCTGCGCTCAGCTTCCCTGCTCAG gtgggcGAGGCGCTGGAAGACTGCAGGAAGCAGCTGACGCGTGTGGTGGCCGTTCTGCAGGAAGTAGCAGCAGCAGGAGCTCAGATGATCGCTCCTCTGGCCGAGACAGAGGGACTGACAGCACTGAAGATAGAGGACGTGATGTTCAAAGCCGTggaccag GTGTTTGGTGCTCAGGGACTCAATGCATTCGAGAGTCTGCGTCAGTCCTGCGCCGCAGTCATCTCCACCATGAACAAGATGGCCACGGCCATGCAGGAGGGAGAATACGACGCGGAGCGGCCACAGCgtccg CGTCCTCCGGTGGAGATCCGCGCCGCTGCTGTCAGAGCCGAGATGACCGACGCCGAGGGGCTGGGAAACAAGCTGGAGGACCGAGAGACGGTCATCAGAGAGCTGAAGAAATCCCTCAAGATCAAG GGTGAGGAGCTGAGCGAGGCGAATGTGCGTCTGAGTTTACTGGAGAAGAAGCTGGACACGTCGACTAGAGACGCAGACGAGCGGGTGGAGAAGATCCAGACCAAACTAGACGAGGCTCTGACTCTGCTGAAGAAGAAAGAGAA GGAGTTTGAGGAGACGATGGACGCGCTGCAGGCCGACATCGACCAGCTGGAGGCAGAGAAGGCGGAGCTAAAGCAGAGGATCAATAACCAATCACGAGCCTCCGAAGGTTTCCGAGGACCGCAAGCATCCGGAATCGCCTCCATCGTCACGGGAACCACTGCTG ggggaATGGTGTCGGGTGTCTCCGGTGAGGTTCAGGTGGTGGACTCTCCTCTCCTCAAACAACAGATCGACGTGCAGCGACTCGCCATCACACAGCTGAAGAGTGAGAACTACAGACTGAAG GCTGAGAGGATGCGAGCGCAGCTGTCGTCTCTGCCTCCGCTGCAGCCGGTGAACATGACCTCAGTGATGAAGGAGGCTCCGGCCGGATCTCTGTACCGCAGAACTGACCTGCTGCTCAACAACCTGCTGAAGATGAGTGCGGGCCTGAGAGTCGTCGACATCAGCGGGAAGACCTCGG CGAGTGCAAGCGCTCAGCTTCTGGAGCAGACGGCCAAGATGAAGTCTCTGAGCGACGCGCTGGACAaactgaag gctgAGGTATCGCAGCACGTCGTGTCGCAGCAGCCTGGAGCTTGTGTGTCATCAGACTTCGCCTCGTTCCCCTCCGTGTCTTTCGTGAAG gccaAGGCGGAGCAGCAGAGCGGCTCGGTGCTGGTGGGGAAGGTGATGATTCCCTGCGCTCGTGGTGCGGAGCAGACTCACAGCCTCGTCCTGTCACAGCAGCAGCTTCAGCGCGTGCATCGCCTGCTCATGACCTAA